A section of the Deinococcus cellulosilyticus NBRC 106333 = KACC 11606 genome encodes:
- a CDS encoding C40 family peptidase, whose translation MRKVLLFVFLLCLSMAQAAGTYTVKSGDTLSSISRTTKVSIESLVKLNGLSSSTLKIGQKLKLGAKSAAATAPKAPVKTQVSTRNSQVRVIAASWRGVPYVYGGVSKRGIDCSGFTMAVMKQMGVNLPHSSAGQYNYGSPVSKANLLEGDLVFFATGGRGISHVGLYLGDGQFIHASTPRTGVIVSNINEAYYRSTYVGARRVLGR comes from the coding sequence ATGAGGAAAGTTCTGCTTTTTGTATTCCTGCTCTGTCTCTCCATGGCGCAGGCCGCTGGCACCTATACGGTGAAGTCGGGAGATACCCTCAGCAGCATCTCTCGCACCACCAAAGTCTCCATCGAATCCCTGGTCAAGCTGAACGGACTGTCCAGCTCGACTTTAAAAATTGGCCAGAAACTCAAGCTCGGTGCCAAGAGCGCTGCAGCCACAGCCCCCAAAGCCCCTGTCAAAACACAGGTTAGCACCCGCAACAGTCAGGTGCGTGTGATCGCCGCCTCATGGCGCGGGGTTCCTTACGTGTATGGTGGAGTGTCCAAACGCGGCATCGATTGCTCTGGTTTCACCATGGCCGTCATGAAGCAGATGGGTGTGAACCTCCCCCATTCCAGCGCGGGCCAGTACAACTACGGCAGCCCTGTCTCCAAGGCCAACCTGCTGGAAGGTGATCTGGTCTTCTTCGCTACAGGTGGCAGAGGGATCTCCCATGTGGGCCTCTACCTCGGCGACGGTCAGTTCATCCATGCCAGCACTCCCCGCACGGGTGTGATTGTCAGCAACATCAACGAAGCGTACTACCGCAGCACCTATGTGGGTGCCCGCCGGGTGCTTGGACGCTAA